A single Dermacentor albipictus isolate Rhodes 1998 colony chromosome 3, USDA_Dalb.pri_finalv2, whole genome shotgun sequence DNA region contains:
- the LOC135914092 gene encoding monocarboxylate transporter 12-like, whose product MDSQRSWVVAGACFWTNVFGFPLLGAAGVVYVNILQAFHVSREEASWPVSLTSTFYLLAGLLGGVLNQYVTIRTILVISCTISALLVSSCYFTTSLWFLIVVLGVLHGIFVGGIRLNVVAINKHFAKYLSSASGLNMAGLSVGGFILPPLLQLLFDQYGFRGALLLCGGISLNAVPAALLCGEPDKPKPPVEHSETSDESGFGKVEFPEEESIATDMSATFYHTSDGVDELPDKPMNEVARYKLLSPVLSEKSTCTLGSSLKAFRAIDLKKEPPLQCTAPNELCALRQDSAAVTEHSYGFILNPHFYLVTLTHLVVFSNMVTCLTVIIDFAVDCGVPKWNAVLLLQAYSVADVVARLGSGWVTDKRYLSRRAWTALCLLCWAAALASMPQGRSFGTLFACAVVSGWCNGSTLSMVPVLYAEVTDARRYPLCFGAGSSLVGLANLFRPLLIGRFRDNFGGYGGLFYLYAGCTCVMLIFWLLFEVRNWYKAQKILAF is encoded by the exons ATGGACTCGCAGAGAAGCTGGGTGGTGGCTGGCGCCTGCTTCTGGACCAACGTGTTCGGCTTCCCTCTTCTCGGCGCTGCCGGCGTCGTGTACGTCAACATTCTACAAGCCTTCCACGTGAGCCGGGAGGAAGCCTCGTGGCCCGTCAGCCTCACGTCCACGTTCTACCTTCTCGCAG GTCTTCTTGGAGGAGTCCTGAACCAGTACGTCACCATCCGGACCATCTTGGTGATCTCCTGTACTATCAGCGCCCTGCTCGTCTCATCCTGCTACTTCACCACGAGCCTGTGGTTCTTAATTGTTGTGTTGGGCGTCTTGCATG GAATATTCGTAGGTGGCATCAGGCTAAACGTGGTGGCTATCAACAAACACTTCGCCAAATACTTATCCAGTGCGTCGGGACTGAACATGGCCGGTCTTTCTGTGGGAGGATTCATCCTGCCGCCGCTGCTTCAGCTTCTGTTCGACCAGTACGGCTTCAGGGGAGCTCTTCTCCTGTGCGGCGGCATCTCGCTCAACGCTGTCCCTGCGGCTCTCCTTTGCGGTGAGCCGGACAAACCGAAGCCACCGGTGGAACATAGCGAAACCAGTGATGAAAGCGGTTTTGGAAAGGTCGAATTTCCCGAAGAGGAGTCCATCGCTACTGATATGAGCGCGACTTTTTATCACACGTCTGATGGTGTGGATGAGCTGCCGGACAAACCGATGAACGAGGTTGCAAGGTACAAGCTGCTTTCACCTGTCCTTTCGGAGAAAAGCACTTGTACTTTGGGATCGAGTTTGAAGGCCTTTCGGGCGATCGATTTGAAGAAAGAACCGCCACTTCAGTGCACAGCGCCGAACGAACTTTGCGCTCTTCGCCAAGATAGCGCAGCCGTGACCGAACACAGCTACGGGTTCATTTTAAACCCGCACTTTTACCTGGTGACGCTTACTCACCTCGTTGTATTTTCGAACATGGTGACGTGCCTTACTGTGATAATTGACTTTGCCGTCGATTGCGGCGTTCCCAAGTGGAACGCGGTGCTCCTGCTGCAAGCGTACTCTGTCGCAGACGTCGTGGCGCGTCTCGGCTCGGGCTGGGTGACGGACAAGAGATACCTGTCGAGGAGGGCGTGGACCGCCCTGTGTCTGCTCTGCTGGGCTGCGGCGTTGGCGTCGATGCCACAAGGGCGTTCCTTCGGCACGTTGTTCGCGTGCGCCGTCGTTTCCGGTTGGTGCAACGGTTCCACGTTGTCCATGGTCCCGGTTCTCTACGCTGAAGTGACCGACGCGCGGCGTTACCCTCTATGCTTCGGAGCAGGATCCAGCTTGGTCGGCCTCGCCAACCTGTTTCGACCGTTGTTGATAG
- the LOC135914094 gene encoding monocarboxylate transporter 12-like yields MDSSRSWLVAAGCCWVNIFCVVMIRSGAIVYVGIIETFQVTREEATWPGTASATCYFTAALVAGVLARHVAVWKITFTACIVAAASVSLCFFANGVTYLALLYGVVHGWSVGHVTLSSTVINQHFVKYRAVASGLNLAGFSVGGLIFPPTIQYFIDQFGFRGAFLLAGGTILNATVGTLLQRIPAPEQPGQAKDKPAKPFEVSDRSVPGSGATSSAPAVPEVNCKPASDLDKAFQAESVRSIRVADGDDKEGMIGIYGAPRGRHSWQCGEENDGFEPCETTSGQVSKENIHAIPCTGSSSSLDEKFCSSARAAESARKRTSAMATLGAPIQGVRPAQYGACNEIRDRVTHFQPTVQNTEQNYGAVHSPSELSATRVQMADTKEARALPGGVKAKLLAAKELLSFLALTKFYAVAMSKIVMVTNSSIFSTVIIDFALDHGIDRWKALTLISAFTATDLTARLTSGWITDRKIFSRSTFVALCLAIWTAVDICFAFFHSYAVLVILSGVAGWCNGSAQPLVPVLFMEVVDISRFSLAYGLCAFLVGLTAFARPSLAGYFRDTLGNYSGLFLTIAAFTGLCTMRWIYAAVQERCCRGGRKK; encoded by the exons CCCTGGTCGCGGGTGTACTTGCGAGGCACGTGGCGGTGTGGAAGATTACCTTCACGGCGTGCATTGTCGCTGCCGCCTCTGTGTCGTTATGCTTCTTTGCGAACGGCGTCACCTACCTTGCCCTTCTGTACGGAGTCGTTCATG GGTGGAGTGTCGGCCACGTAACCCTGTCAAGCACGGTGATCAACCAGCACTTCGTCAAGTACCGCGCCGTGGCCTCTGGTCTCAACCTGGCTGGCTTCTCCGTGGGTGGCCTCATCTTCCCGCCGACAATCCAGTATTTCATCGACCAGTTTGGCTTTCGGGGTGCATTTTTACTCGCCGGGGGGACCATACTTAATGCGACCGTCGGCACGCTCCTACAGCGCATACCCGCGCCAGAACAGCCTGGTCAAGCGAAAGACAAACCTGCCAAACCTTTCGAGGTCAGTGATAGGAGCGTACCTGGGTCAGGTGCCACCTCTTCAGCGCCTGCCGTTCCAGAAGTCAACTGCAAACCGGCCTCCGATCTGGACAAGGCCTTTCAAGCAGAAAGCGTTCGTTCTATCAGGGTTGCGGACGGTGACGACAAAGAAGGGATGattggaatctacggagcgcctCGCGGAAGACACAGTTGGCAATGTGGCGAGGAAAATGATGGCTTCGAGCCTTGTGAAACCACAAGTGGACAGGTATCGAAAGAAAACATTCATGCGATTCCGTGCACGGGGAGTTCTTCGAGCTTGGATGAAAAATTTTGTAGCAGCGCACGGGCAGCCGAAAGCGCGAGAAAACGAACGTCGGCGATGGCAACTTTAGGAGCCCCAATCCAAGGCGTCCGCCCGGCGCAATACGGTGCTTGCAATGAAATTCGGGATCGTGTCACGCACTTTCAGCCTACAGTACAAAATACGGAGCAGAACTATGGCGCGGTGCATTCGCCTAGCGAACTTTCGGCGACTCGCGTTCAAATGGCGGATACGAAAGAGGCGCGAGCGCTCCCTGGAGGCGTGAAGGCTAAACTACTGGCCGCCAAGGAACTATTGAGTTTCCTCGCGCTCACCAAGTTCTATGCCGTAGCTATGTCCAAGATTGTGATGGTAACAAATTCAAGTATATTTTCAACCGTCATCATCGACTTTGCCCTGGACCACGGCATAGACAGGTGGAAGGCGCTCACTTTGATCTCGGCGTTCACTGCCACGGACCTGACGGCCAGGCTTACGTCTGGGTGGATCACGGACCGAAAAATCTTCTCGAGGAGCACGTTTGTGGCACTTTGCTTGGCGATCTGGACAGCCGTCGACATTTGCTTCGCGTTTTTTCACTCGTACGCCGTGCTCGTCATTTTGTCCGGCGTCGCCGGCTGGTGCAACGGTTCGGCGCAGCCACTGGTGCCCGTGTTGTTCATGGAAGTGGTGGACATCAGCCGCTTCAGCCTGGCCTATGGGCTCTGCGCCTTCTTAGTGGGACTTACAGCATTTGCGAGGCCCTCCCTAGCAG GTTACTTCCGAGACACGCTGGGAAACTACTCTGGCCTGTTCCTCACAATAGCGGCGTTCACAGGACTTTGTACGATGCGTTGGATTTACGCTGCCGTGCAAGAAAGATGCTGTCGGGGCGGACGGAAGAAATAA